TCCCGGCGATCGAGGCAGCGGCCAAGAGCCTGGGTGTCGGAACAGCTATCATCGATGGGGAGGCAGTTGTCCTCGACGAGCAGGGGCGGCCCCACTTTGGCATGCTGCAGAATTCGCTAGGCGGTCGACGTGGGAAGCTTCCCTCGGGGCAGGCGATGATGATGGCCTTCGATCTTCTATACTTCGATGGGCACGATATCCGAAACATGGAGCTATCATCGCGTCGGTTCTTCCTAGAGTCTCTTCTGCGGGGCGAGGAGGGCGCTATTCGGCTCTCGGAGGCAATTGACGGAGATGGCCGGGAGATATTCACAGTTGCCTGCGAGCAGGGGCTTGAAGGTATTATTGCGAAGCATCGCGACAGCACTTACCGGTCAGGACGTCTTGGCGATTGGATCAAGGTCAAATGTGTGCAGAGCGACAGTTTCATCGTCGTCGGCTACGAGCCCTCATCGGTGGCGCGGGCAGGGATCGGTAGCCTCCTTCTTGCAGCCAGCAAGGGCCGCGAGTGGGTTTACGTCGGAAACGTCGGTACGGGCTTCACCGAAAGCAACGCGGAGTC
This genomic stretch from Rhizobium favelukesii harbors:
- the ligD gene encoding non-homologous end-joining DNA ligase encodes the protein MTKTPRPKPLLTGEEPLRSSPRKPRDPSQPQLPFDLMATRVEPCLALVKQRPPAGPEWLYEIKWDGYRIAVHLDNGNVRILTRGGHDWTYRFPAIEAAAKSLGVGTAIIDGEAVVLDEQGRPHFGMLQNSLGGRRGKLPSGQAMMMAFDLLYFDGHDIRNMELSSRRFFLESLLRGEEGAIRLSEAIDGDGREIFTVACEQGLEGIIAKHRDSTYRSGRLGDWIKVKCVQSDSFIVVGYEPSSVARAGIGSLLLAASKGREWVYVGNVGTGFTESNAESLRNTLDRIRAKRPPVEYDGPRSDVVWVQPTLIAEIEYRAWTHDGKLRHASYKGLRDVQDNAAVYEIE